Sequence from the Gemmatimonadota bacterium genome:
GCGGGGGTGGAGTCCGTCCGCGAGATGATCCGGTGCGCAGGAGAGTTCGGCGTGGGGATCCTCACCTTCTTCGGGTTCTCCACCGAAAACTGGAATCGTCCCAGGCGTGAAGTCGCCGCCATCATGCAGTTGATCGTCGAATCGCTCCGCGGCGCCGTCGAAGAAGCCAGCGCGCACGGGATCCGGGTCTCCTTCCTGGGCCGGTGGGACGAGCTGCCGGAATCCAACCGCCAGGCCATCAAGCAGATCACGGAGCAGACGGCGGGCAACGACCGCCTGCTGCTTAATTTCGCCCTGAATTACGGCGGCCGGCAGGAGATCGTCGAAGCCGCGCAATGCATCGCCCTGGACGTCCAGGCCGGCCGGCTGGATCCGGAAGCCATCGACGAGTCGCTTTTCGCGTCCTACCTGTACACGGAGCACCTGCCCGACCCGGACCTGCTGATCCGGACCAGCGGGGAGATGCGGATCAGCAACTTCCTGCTCTATCAATTGGCTTATACCGAACTCCTGGTTTCACCGGTCCTCTGGCCCGATTTCTCGCGGAGCCACTTCATCGGGGCCATCAGGGATTACCAGTCGAGAGAGCGCCGTTTCGGCCGGACCGGCGAACAGGTCTCCTCACACAGCACGTAACGGAGTGCTTCTCCATGGCGGCCTACGCGGAGACGTGGATCCGAATCCTGG
This genomic interval carries:
- a CDS encoding isoprenyl transferase translates to MGRYAEQDRAVSEEGLDPVRMPRHIAFIMDGNGRWAKKQGLARDQGHSAGVESVREMIRCAGEFGVGILTFFGFSTENWNRPRREVAAIMQLIVESLRGAVEEASAHGIRVSFLGRWDELPESNRQAIKQITEQTAGNDRLLLNFALNYGGRQEIVEAAQCIALDVQAGRLDPEAIDESLFASYLYTEHLPDPDLLIRTSGEMRISNFLLYQLAYTELLVSPVLWPDFSRSHFIGAIRDYQSRERRFGRTGEQVSSHST